A region from the Dermacentor andersoni chromosome 11, qqDerAnde1_hic_scaffold, whole genome shotgun sequence genome encodes:
- the LOC126539025 gene encoding uncharacterized protein, translating into MEVENMGDCTDTKEKVEIACILARILAAESEADAAKAVKDRIKRQLLLNGCTFYALALPTRVCNRSTWAFIRHEKWFEETVPHLGGHNFKQSFRVNPSTFRFLVESLRHVLEKQVTNMRDPITAEKRVAIGLYKLCSSAEDRTVANLFGVGRSSVNVIYREFCAAVVSVLESDWIRMITEEEMPRHIQEFEAVCDFPQAVGALDGCHFPISPPKKYATDYYNYKGWHSIILLALVDHKYRFRYCNVGAPGRCHDAHVFGVSRLSKIVNSPLFKAPVAAVGTTAVPPIILCDQAFPLTPNLMKPFGHRTVISEAERNFNCHLSGARRIVENAFGRLKARFRFIAKRMECSVGNARLAIRACCVLNNICEHFNDSVHPQWLSEVQQSNATFPQPSRRTEAEIGNASAIRTALVEYYKRRN; encoded by the exons ATGGAGGTCGAGAATATGGGGGACTGCACGGACACGAAGGAAAAAGTCGAAATAGCATGCATTTTGGCAAggattcttgctgcagagagcgaAGCAGACGCCGCAAAGGCAGTCAAAGACCGTATTAAGCGGCAGTTGCTACTCAACGGGTGTACATTTTATGCCTTGGCGCTTCCCACGAGAGTCTGCAACCGATCGACGTGGGCTTTCATCCGCCACGAAAAGTGGTTCGAGGAGACTGTGCCTCACCTCGGTGGCCACAACTTCAAGCAGTCGTTTCGAGTGAACCCCTCAACGTTCCGGTTTCTCGTGGAAAGTCTGCGCCATGTGCTCGAAAAACAAGTTACCAACATGCGTGACCCGATCACTGCGGAAAAGCGTGTCGCCATTGGCCTCTACAAATTGTGCTCTTCTGCCGAAGATAGAACTGTGGCAAACCTCTTCGGCGTTGGGCGCTCATCCGTCAACGTCATTTACAGAGAGTTTTGCGCAGCTGTTGTCTCTGTGCTCGAAAGTGACTGGATCAGAATGATTACTGAAGAGGAAATGCCTAGGCACATCCAAGAGTTCGAAGCCGTGTGCGATTTCCCTCAAGCTGTCGGTGCCCTTGATGGCTGCCATTTCCCTATTTCGCCTCCAAAGAAGTACGCCACCGACTACTACAACTACAAGGGTTG gcACAGTATTATCCTACTAGCATTGGTCGACCACAAGTATCGATTCAGATACTGCAATGTCGGTGCCCCAGGACGCTGCCACGACGCACATGTGTTTGGTGTTTCACGGCTGTCGAAGATTGTCAACAGTCCCCTTTTCAAAGCACCTGTTGCCGCAGTGGGTACCACAGCAGTCCCACCGATAATATTATGCGATCAAGCATTTCCACTAACCCCAAACCTCATGAAGCCATTTGGACACCGAACTGTCATCAGTGAagctgaaaggaatttcaactGTCATTTATCTGGAGCAAGGAGGATAGTTGAAAACGCATTCGGAAGGCTAAAGGCCCGGTTCCGTTTCATTGCGAAAAGAATGGAGTGTTCTGTTGGCAATGCCCGTTTGGCTATACGAGCATGCTGCGTGCTCAATAACATTTGCGAGCACTTCAACGACAGTGTCCACCCACAGTGGTTAAGTGAGGTGCAGCAGTCCAATGCTACATTTCCACAGCCATCACGCAGAACAGAAGCTGAAATTGGAAATGCATCCGCCATCAGGACAGCACTTGTGGAATATTACAAGCGAAGGAACTGA
- the LOC126539029 gene encoding uncharacterized protein, translating into MATASGTDEQPPARQRKPRVQWSERDTWALIKLWEDNLPSLRAQKHNGGVYDGIAQALTSMGVPRTKAQVHSKIENLGQTYRSCLKHMTTGSSPPSWPFFSEVHRFLGSLPVHDTSLMEEAGCSESTTSSTASVEELIFDMLDSGSASCEDVAEDCSPSESPVQQVESRNLASGSSECARRKRRQPAGDFQERMLEEQRRQREQFADAHKMEMDLRKEGLKLQEKLVDAMLKFFSKN; encoded by the exons ATGGCTACGGCGAGCGGTACCGACGAACAGCCTCCGGCACGCCAAAGAAAACCGCGGGTACAGTGGTCGGAGAGAGACACCTGGGCGTTAATCAAGTTATGGGAAGACAACCTGCCCTCGCTGCGTGCGCAGAAGCACAACGGAGGCGTTTACGATGGCATTGCACAAGCATTGACGAGCATGGGTGTACCTCGCACAAAGGCGCAAGTGCACAGCAAGATAGAGAACCTGGGACAGACCTACAG GAGCTGCCTGAAACACATGACAACAGGGTCATCACCGCCGAGCTGGCCATTCTTCTCCGAAGTCCATAGGTTTCTAGGATCCCTGCCTGTTCACGATACATCTTTAATGGAAGAGGCTGGGTGCAGCGAGAGCACAACAAGCAGCACTGCCTCCGTCGAAGAA CTGATCTTCGACATGCTTGATTCCGGCTCTGCTTCTTGTGAAGACGTCGCCGAAGATTGTTCACCTTCCGAGTCGCCAGTACAACAGGTTGAATCCAGGAACCTCGCAAGTGGCAGTTCCGAATGTGCCCGCAGGAAGAGAAGGCAACCGGCTGGCGACTTTCAAGAAAGGATGCTTGAGGAGCAGCGACGGCAGAGAGAGCAGTTTGCTGATGCGCACAAAATGGAAATGGATCTCCGTAAAGAGGGGCTCAAGTTGCAAGAGAAACTTGTAGATGCAATGTTGAAGTTTTTTAGTAAAAACTGA